The Paenibacillus sp. YPG26 genome includes a window with the following:
- the rpmG gene encoding 50S ribosomal protein L33, which produces MRVIITLACTNCKQRNYTTTKNKRNHPDRMEMKKFCKFCNEQFPHRETR; this is translated from the coding sequence ATGCGGGTAATTATCACGTTGGCTTGTACGAACTGCAAACAAAGAAACTACACGACAACGAAAAACAAGCGTAACCACCCCGACCGCATGGAGATGAAGAAATTTTGCAAGTTCTGTAACGAGCAATTTCCTCATCGCGAAACCAGATAG
- the sigH gene encoding RNA polymerase sporulation sigma factor SigH — MSVDLKVMMKFDYEIQSDEDIVEAVREGDSEALEYLINKYRSFVRAKARSYFLIGADREDIIQEGMIGLYKSIRDFKGDKLASFKAFAELCITRQIITAIKTATRQKHIPLNSYVSLDKPIYDEDSDRTLLDVICGTQVSDPEELIINQEEFVGLEDKMSEILSDLERKVLMLYLDGRSYQEIAVDLRRHVKSIDNALQRVKRKLERYLEVRDEL; from the coding sequence TTGAGTGTCGACCTCAAAGTAATGATGAAATTTGACTATGAGATTCAAAGTGATGAAGACATTGTCGAGGCAGTCCGGGAAGGCGACAGCGAAGCACTGGAGTACTTGATCAATAAGTATCGCAGTTTCGTCAGAGCCAAGGCAAGATCCTATTTCCTAATAGGAGCTGACCGGGAGGATATTATTCAGGAAGGCATGATCGGTCTTTATAAATCGATCAGAGACTTCAAGGGTGATAAGCTTGCTTCCTTTAAGGCTTTCGCCGAGCTATGTATTACCAGGCAGATTATAACTGCGATCAAGACAGCCACCAGGCAGAAGCATATTCCTCTCAATTCGTACGTATCTTTGGACAAGCCTATCTATGACGAGGACTCCGATCGTACTCTGCTGGATGTAATATGCGGCACGCAGGTGTCTGATCCTGAAGAACTTATTATCAATCAAGAAGAGTTTGTTGGACTGGAAGACAAGATGTCCGAAATCCTCAGTGACCTGGAGCGTAAGGTACTGATGCTCTATCTGGACGGAAGATCTTATCAGGAAATTGCGGTCGATCTTAGACGGCATGTGAAATCAATAGATAACGCTCTTCAGCGTGTTAAGCGGAAGCTTGAACGATATTTAGAAGTTCGCGACGAACTATAG
- a CDS encoding NYN domain-containing protein, producing MEEMRDVLLVDGYNMIGDWPELTKLSKIGLQEARDRLLERLADYQAYTGRHVIAVFDAYRVPGHGKSFAQNKIQIYFTSEKETADECIERLVRELSHRRRQIYVATSDLVEQHVIFGQGALRIPARELLTQVEQIEREIQSKIAEDRMNSSRNTLGGKLSPEVKKMFERWRRE from the coding sequence ATGGAGGAGATGCGGGATGTTCTCCTTGTAGATGGATACAACATGATCGGAGATTGGCCGGAGCTGACCAAGCTGTCCAAGATTGGGCTGCAGGAAGCCAGGGACAGACTGCTGGAGAGACTGGCGGATTATCAGGCTTATACCGGCAGGCATGTGATCGCTGTTTTTGATGCTTACCGGGTACCGGGGCATGGCAAATCTTTTGCACAGAATAAGATACAGATCTACTTCACAAGTGAAAAAGAAACTGCCGATGAGTGTATAGAGCGGCTCGTACGCGAGCTTAGCCACCGGCGTCGCCAGATATATGTTGCGACTAGTGACCTAGTTGAACAGCATGTGATCTTCGGTCAGGGCGCCTTGCGTATTCCGGCAAGGGAATTATTGACCCAGGTGGAACAGATTGAGCGGGAGATTCAGTCGAAAATTGCCGAGGATCGCATGAATTCAAGCCGGAATACGCTTGGAGGAAAGCTTAGTCCTGAAGTGAAAAAGATGTTCGAACGTTGGCGTAGAGAGTAG